The following proteins come from a genomic window of Hypomesus transpacificus isolate Combined female unplaced genomic scaffold, fHypTra1 scaffold_94, whole genome shotgun sequence:
- the ncf1 gene encoding neutrophil cytosol factor 1 isoform X2, which translates to MELYVRHVELLGFEKRFYPSQHYVYMLMVKWSDLTEKLIYRRYPEIHTFHKSLKEMFPIESGDIDKKDRIIPELPAPKWLDSQRSTETRQSTLAEYCQSLVNLPPKISRCELVRSFFKVRPEDENPPVTHLVKRNETFVASKDKSTGNASEISGPIILDTYRVIADFNKTSKHEINLKCGDMVEIVEKSPNGWWFCQCEFKRGWVPATYLEPLETPEESEEPEPNYAGEIHITTKAYTAVEDDELTLEAGETVEVIHKLLDGWWVVRKEDETGHFPSMFLHPTGEKRDVSDMNKTQRQTPPPRRSSIYNTNSIHGKSTRRISQDTYRKNSRRFLQQRGSQPRKSPMSSTGSPLQEKKNEE; encoded by the exons ATGGAGTTGTACGTCAGGCATGTGGAGCTCCTGGGCTTTGAGAAACGATTCTATCCCAGCCAGCACTAT GTTTACATGCTGATGGTGAAATGGAGCGACCTAACAGAGAAACTTATTTATAGAAGATACCCTGAGATCCACACCTTTCAC AAATCCCTGAAGGAGATGTTTCCCATCGAGTCGGGTGACATCGATAAGAAAGACAGGATCATCCCTGAACTGCCGG CGCCAAAATGGCTAGACAGCCAGAGGTCCACAGAGACCAGACAAAGCACTCTGGCAGAATACTGCCAGTCCCTTGTCAACTTGCCCCCCAAAATCTCCCGCTGCGAGCTGGTCCGCAGTTTCTTCAAAGTCCGTCCAGAGGATGAGAACCCACCCGTTACACACCT AGTCAAAAGAAATGAAACTTTTGTGGCATCAAAGGACAAGTCTACAGGCAACGCATCTG AAATATCAGGCCCCATAATATTGGACACATACAGGGTTATTGCTGACTTCAACAAGACGTCCAAACATGAGATAAATCTGAAGTGTGGCGACATGGTGGAGATTGTGGAGAAGAGCCCCAATG GTTGGTGGTTCTGTCAGTGTGAGTTCAAGCGGGGCTGGGTTCCTGCTACCTACCTGGAACCactggagacaccagaggagtcTGAGGAGCCAGAGCCCAATTATGCTG GAGAAATACACATCACTACAAAAGCCTACACGGCTGTGGAGGATGATGAGCTGACTTTAGAGGCAGGGGAGACTGTAGAGGTTATTCACAAGCTGCTAGATGGTTGGTGGGTGGTCAG GAAGGAAGACGAGACAGGGCACTTTCCTTCCATGTTCCTCCACCCCACTGGAGAGAAGAGGGACGTTTCTGACATGAACAAAACCCAGAGacagactcctcctcctcgacG GTCTTCCATTTACAACACAAATAGTATTCATGGCAAGAGTACTAGACGTATCAGTCAGGACACATACCGCAAAAATAGCAGACGCTTCCTCCAGCAGAGAGGAAGCCAACCCAGGAAGTCCCCCATGTCTTCCACTGGATCCCCTCttcaagaaaaaaagaatgaag AATAA
- the ncf1 gene encoding neutrophil cytosol factor 1 isoform X1: protein MELYVRHVELLGFEKRFYPSQHYVYMLMVKWSDLTEKLIYRRYPEIHTFHKSLKEMFPIESGDIDKKDRIIPELPAPKWLDSQRSTETRQSTLAEYCQSLVNLPPKISRCELVRSFFKVRPEDENPPVTHLVKRNETFVASKDKSTGNASEISGPIILDTYRVIADFNKTSKHEINLKCGDMVEIVEKSPNGWWFCQCEFKRGWVPATYLEPLETPEESEEPEPNYAGEIHITTKAYTAVEDDELTLEAGETVEVIHKLLDGWWVVRKEDETGHFPSMFLHPTGEKRDVSDMNKTQRQTPPPRRSSIYNTNSIHGKSTRRISQDTYRKNSRRFLQQRGSQPRKSPMSSTGSPLQEKKNEDNIPKSANSSNVDMEKNTSPRVPPRPSPELIMERCTENTRMKVSVRKSSTESK, encoded by the exons ATGGAGTTGTACGTCAGGCATGTGGAGCTCCTGGGCTTTGAGAAACGATTCTATCCCAGCCAGCACTAT GTTTACATGCTGATGGTGAAATGGAGCGACCTAACAGAGAAACTTATTTATAGAAGATACCCTGAGATCCACACCTTTCAC AAATCCCTGAAGGAGATGTTTCCCATCGAGTCGGGTGACATCGATAAGAAAGACAGGATCATCCCTGAACTGCCGG CGCCAAAATGGCTAGACAGCCAGAGGTCCACAGAGACCAGACAAAGCACTCTGGCAGAATACTGCCAGTCCCTTGTCAACTTGCCCCCCAAAATCTCCCGCTGCGAGCTGGTCCGCAGTTTCTTCAAAGTCCGTCCAGAGGATGAGAACCCACCCGTTACACACCT AGTCAAAAGAAATGAAACTTTTGTGGCATCAAAGGACAAGTCTACAGGCAACGCATCTG AAATATCAGGCCCCATAATATTGGACACATACAGGGTTATTGCTGACTTCAACAAGACGTCCAAACATGAGATAAATCTGAAGTGTGGCGACATGGTGGAGATTGTGGAGAAGAGCCCCAATG GTTGGTGGTTCTGTCAGTGTGAGTTCAAGCGGGGCTGGGTTCCTGCTACCTACCTGGAACCactggagacaccagaggagtcTGAGGAGCCAGAGCCCAATTATGCTG GAGAAATACACATCACTACAAAAGCCTACACGGCTGTGGAGGATGATGAGCTGACTTTAGAGGCAGGGGAGACTGTAGAGGTTATTCACAAGCTGCTAGATGGTTGGTGGGTGGTCAG GAAGGAAGACGAGACAGGGCACTTTCCTTCCATGTTCCTCCACCCCACTGGAGAGAAGAGGGACGTTTCTGACATGAACAAAACCCAGAGacagactcctcctcctcgacG GTCTTCCATTTACAACACAAATAGTATTCATGGCAAGAGTACTAGACGTATCAGTCAGGACACATACCGCAAAAATAGCAGACGCTTCCTCCAGCAGAGAGGAAGCCAACCCAGGAAGTCCCCCATGTCTTCCACTGGATCCCCTCttcaagaaaaaaagaatgaag ACAACATCCCTAAGTCAGCGAACTCCAGCAATGTGGACATGGAGAAAAATACATCTCCCAGAGTTCCCCCTCGGCCCAGTCCTGAACTTATCATGGAGCGCTGTACTGAGAATACCCGCATGAAAGTCAGCGTCCGCAAGTCCAGCACAGAGTCAAAATGA